In Sphingopyxis sp. CCNWLW2, a single window of DNA contains:
- a CDS encoding N-formylglutamate amidohydrolase codes for MSEAWRLIGEARAGGILLIADHASAFVPGDVDLGIDPALLANHIAIDIGVAEVAALLVESGAVDAAILGGVSRLVVDCNREEEAPGVLPIASDGHAVPGNALDDDAREARLARFFRPYHAHIAATIAAQRPAMILSLHSFTPSLAAHPDQARPWHVGVLYNEDDRLAAAAIAALEAEDMIVGDQQPYSGKLLNATMNRHAEANGIPYVGIEMRQDLVGEAAGQALFARRLSRMCSKVALNLVK; via the coding sequence ATGAGCGAAGCATGGCGCCTGATCGGGGAAGCGCGCGCGGGCGGCATTTTGCTGATCGCCGACCATGCCTCGGCCTTTGTGCCGGGCGACGTCGATCTCGGTATCGATCCCGCGCTGCTGGCCAATCATATCGCGATCGACATCGGCGTCGCCGAAGTCGCGGCGCTGCTGGTCGAGAGCGGCGCGGTCGATGCGGCGATCCTTGGCGGCGTGTCGCGGCTCGTCGTCGACTGCAATCGCGAGGAAGAAGCGCCGGGGGTGCTTCCGATCGCGAGCGACGGGCATGCCGTACCGGGCAATGCGCTCGACGACGACGCGCGCGAGGCACGGCTGGCGCGGTTTTTCCGTCCCTATCATGCGCATATCGCTGCGACGATCGCCGCGCAGCGCCCGGCGATGATCCTGTCGCTGCACAGCTTCACGCCCTCGCTCGCGGCGCATCCCGATCAGGCGCGGCCGTGGCACGTCGGGGTGCTCTATAATGAGGACGACCGGCTCGCGGCGGCGGCAATCGCGGCCTTGGAAGCTGAAGACATGATCGTCGGCGACCAGCAGCCCTATTCGGGCAAGCTGCTCAATGCGACGATGAACCGCCATGCCGAGGCGAATGGCATTCCCTACGTCGGGATCGAGATGCGGCAGGATCTGGTCGGCGAGGCGGCGGGGCAGGCGCTGTTTGCCAGGCGGCTTTCTCGCATGTGCAGCAAAGTTGCATTGAATCTGGTTAAATAG
- a CDS encoding PA0069 family radical SAM protein, whose product MESSKPLPPIAGRGAPTNLRPTRTGSAERVLDGDWLDAAEDIDGGAPPLRTTVTVEHPKTIISRNKSPDISFDRSINPYRGCEHGCIYCFARPTHAFHDLSPGLDFESKLFAKPDAAKLLRAELAKRGYTAAPLAIGTNTDGYQPIEREWGITRSVIEVLAETRHPLIITTKSDRVLRDIDLLADMARDNLVGVAVSVTTLDPAIARTLEPRAPHPRRRLAAIRKLIDAGVPTQVNISPIIPAITDHEIEAIMAAAADAGAIRVSYILMRLPFEVAPLFRAWLAAHYPDRADKVMHMVQDSRGGRDNDPDFFTRMKGHGVWAQLIRTRVKRAAREHGMDRSFPPIRSDLFKPPERDGQMELF is encoded by the coding sequence GTGGAATCGTCCAAACCCCTCCCCCCGATCGCGGGCCGCGGCGCGCCGACCAATCTGCGCCCAACACGCACCGGATCGGCCGAGCGCGTCCTTGACGGCGACTGGCTCGACGCAGCGGAGGACATCGACGGCGGCGCCCCGCCGCTGCGCACGACGGTCACCGTAGAGCACCCCAAGACGATCATTTCGCGCAACAAGTCACCCGACATCAGCTTCGACCGCTCGATCAACCCCTATCGCGGCTGTGAGCACGGCTGCATTTATTGCTTTGCGCGCCCGACCCACGCCTTTCACGACCTGTCCCCCGGGCTCGATTTCGAAAGCAAGCTCTTCGCCAAGCCCGACGCCGCAAAGCTGCTGCGCGCCGAACTCGCGAAGCGCGGCTATACCGCAGCACCGCTGGCGATCGGCACCAACACCGACGGCTACCAGCCGATCGAGCGCGAATGGGGCATCACGCGGTCGGTCATCGAAGTCCTTGCCGAGACGCGTCACCCGCTGATCATCACCACCAAATCCGACCGCGTCCTGCGCGACATCGACCTGCTCGCCGACATGGCGCGCGACAATCTGGTCGGCGTGGCGGTGTCGGTGACGACGCTCGACCCCGCCATCGCGAGAACGCTCGAACCGCGCGCACCCCACCCGCGCCGCCGACTCGCGGCGATCCGCAAGCTGATCGACGCCGGGGTGCCGACGCAGGTCAATATTTCGCCTATCATTCCCGCAATCACCGACCACGAAATCGAAGCGATCATGGCCGCCGCCGCGGACGCGGGCGCGATCCGCGTGTCCTATATATTGATGCGCCTGCCGTTCGAGGTCGCGCCCTTGTTTCGCGCCTGGCTCGCAGCGCACTACCCCGACCGAGCCGACAAGGTGATGCATATGGTGCAGGACAGTCGCGGCGGCCGCGACAATGACCCTGATTTCTTCACGCGCATGAAGGGCCACGGCGTCTGGGCACAACTCATCCGTACCCGCGTCAAACGCGCCGCGCGTGAACATGGCATGGACCGCAGCTTTCCTCCGATCCGCTCCGACCTGTTCAAGCCGCCCGAGCGCGACGGACAGATGGAGTTATTCTAA
- the ilvD gene encoding dihydroxy-acid dehydratase, whose product MPSYRSRTTTHGRNMAGARGLWRATGMKDSDFGKPIIAVVNSFTQFVPGHVHLKDLGQMVAREIEASGGVAKEFNTIAVDDGIAMGHDGMLYSLPSRDLIADSVEYMVNAHCADAMVCISNCDKITPGMLMAALRIDIPVVFVSGGPMEAGKVVIKGKEVALDLVDAMVAAADEKYSDEEVAEIERAACPTCGSCSGMFTANSMNCLTEALGLSLPGNGSTLATHADRKELFLRAGRIVVEMCKRHYEQDDDSVLPRNIATFEAFENAMSLDIAMGGSTNTVLHLLAAAFEAGVDFTMDDIDRLSRRVPCLSKVAPAKSDVHMEDVHRAGGIMAILGQLERAGLLHAHLPTVHSATLGDALNKWDISRTNDPEVQKFFMAAPGGVPTQVAFSQDRRWDDLDLDREAGVIRSAEHAFSQDGGLAVLSGNIALDGCIVKTAGVDESILKFTGPAKVYESQDAAVSGILTGQVEAGDVVVIRYEGPKGGPGMQEMLYPTSYLKSKGLGAACALVTDGRFSGGTSGLSIGHASPEAAEGGTIGLVENGDLVEIDIPKRTINLMVADKVLADRRAAMEAKGDAAWQPAKPRPRKVSVALQAYAAMTTSAARGAVRDLSQLKGKG is encoded by the coding sequence ATGCCTTCATATCGTTCGCGCACTACCACCCACGGCCGCAATATGGCGGGTGCCCGCGGCCTCTGGCGCGCGACGGGGATGAAGGACAGCGACTTCGGCAAGCCGATCATCGCGGTGGTCAACAGCTTCACGCAGTTTGTGCCCGGTCACGTCCACCTGAAAGATCTCGGCCAGATGGTCGCGCGCGAGATCGAGGCGTCGGGCGGCGTTGCCAAGGAATTCAACACGATCGCGGTCGATGACGGGATCGCGATGGGCCACGACGGCATGCTCTATTCGCTGCCGAGCCGCGACCTGATCGCGGATTCGGTCGAATATATGGTCAACGCGCATTGCGCCGACGCGATGGTGTGCATCTCGAACTGCGACAAAATCACGCCGGGCATGCTCATGGCAGCGCTGCGCATCGATATTCCCGTCGTGTTCGTCTCGGGCGGGCCGATGGAAGCCGGCAAGGTCGTGATCAAGGGCAAGGAGGTCGCGCTCGATCTGGTCGACGCGATGGTCGCCGCCGCCGATGAGAAATATAGTGACGAGGAAGTGGCCGAAATCGAACGCGCGGCGTGTCCGACCTGCGGTTCGTGCTCGGGCATGTTCACCGCCAATTCGATGAACTGCCTGACCGAAGCGCTGGGGCTGTCGCTTCCCGGCAACGGATCCACGCTGGCGACCCACGCCGACCGCAAGGAGCTGTTCCTGCGCGCCGGTCGCATCGTCGTCGAAATGTGTAAGCGCCATTATGAGCAAGACGACGACAGCGTCTTGCCGCGCAATATCGCGACCTTCGAGGCGTTCGAGAATGCGATGAGCCTCGACATCGCGATGGGCGGATCGACCAACACGGTGCTCCACCTGCTCGCCGCGGCGTTCGAGGCGGGGGTCGACTTCACGATGGACGACATCGACCGGCTGTCGCGCCGCGTGCCGTGCCTGTCGAAAGTCGCGCCCGCCAAGTCGGACGTCCATATGGAGGACGTCCACCGCGCCGGCGGGATCATGGCGATCCTCGGCCAGCTCGAACGCGCGGGGCTGCTCCATGCGCATCTGCCGACGGTGCACAGCGCGACGCTGGGCGACGCGCTCAACAAATGGGACATCTCGCGGACCAACGATCCCGAGGTGCAGAAATTCTTCATGGCAGCGCCCGGCGGGGTGCCGACACAGGTCGCGTTCAGTCAGGACCGGCGCTGGGACGACCTCGATCTCGACCGCGAAGCCGGCGTGATCCGCTCGGCCGAGCACGCGTTCAGCCAGGACGGCGGGCTCGCGGTGCTGTCGGGCAACATCGCGCTCGACGGCTGCATCGTGAAGACCGCGGGGGTCGACGAAAGCATCCTGAAATTTACGGGTCCGGCCAAGGTATATGAAAGCCAGGACGCGGCGGTCTCGGGCATTCTCACCGGGCAAGTCGAGGCGGGCGACGTCGTCGTCATCCGTTACGAGGGGCCGAAGGGCGGGCCGGGGATGCAGGAAATGCTCTATCCGACGAGCTATCTGAAGTCGAAAGGGCTGGGCGCCGCGTGCGCGCTGGTCACCGACGGACGCTTTTCGGGCGGCACGTCGGGGCTGTCGATCGGCCACGCCTCGCCCGAAGCCGCCGAGGGCGGAACGATCGGGCTGGTCGAGAATGGCGACCTGGTCGAAATCGACATTCCGAAGCGCACGATCAACCTGATGGTCGCCGACAAGGTGCTCGCCGACCGCCGCGCCGCGATGGAAGCCAAAGGCGACGCCGCCTGGCAACCCGCCAAGCCGCGCCCGCGCAAGGTTTCGGTAGCACTTCAGGCCTATGCCGCAATGACGACCAGCGCCGCGCGCGGAGCTGTGCGCGACCTGTCGCAGCTGAAGGGCAAGGGATGA
- a CDS encoding electron transfer flavoprotein-ubiquinone oxidoreductase, whose amino-acid sequence MSERESMPYDVVIVGAGPAGLSAAIRLKQLANDAGSELSVCILEKGSEVGAHILSGAVIDPKSLDELLPEWRTQGCPLAEVPVNDNQHWVLTKAKKFSLPEFISPGFMHNKGTYTGSLGNLCRWLAEQAEALGVEIFPGFPAAEILYNEDGSVKGVATGDMGVARDGSHKGDYAPGLELHAKYTFFAEGVRGHLTKMIKPQFALDANCEPQVYGLGVKELWDIKPENHAEGRVIHTQGWPLDENANGGGFLYHQANGQVALGFVTWLNYRNPHISPFQEMQKWKTHPEIAKILKGGKRVSYGARAISDGGLQSVPKLAFPGGALIGDTAGFLNVPRIKGTHTAMKSGMMAAEAAFAAVTAGRSSDTLDAYQAAFDDSWVKKELSVVRNVLPLVEKYGDLAGTLLSGITMWLETLKIKVPFTMKHHPDNESLYRADIMPKPDYPKPDGVLTFDRLSSVFVSNTNHEEDQPVHLQLKDPSIPVAYNLPLYDEPAQRYCPAGVYEIVGEAEGDPKFVINAQNCVHCKTCDIKDPTQNINWVSPEGGGGPNYPNM is encoded by the coding sequence GTGAGCGAACGGGAATCGATGCCCTATGACGTGGTCATCGTCGGCGCAGGGCCGGCGGGGCTTTCGGCGGCGATCCGCCTCAAACAATTGGCGAATGACGCGGGCAGCGAATTGTCGGTGTGCATCCTCGAAAAGGGGTCCGAGGTTGGCGCGCACATCCTCTCTGGGGCGGTGATCGATCCCAAATCGCTCGACGAGCTGCTTCCCGAATGGCGGACGCAGGGCTGTCCGCTTGCCGAAGTCCCGGTGAACGACAATCAGCATTGGGTGCTGACGAAGGCGAAAAAATTCTCGCTTCCCGAATTCATCTCGCCCGGCTTCATGCACAACAAGGGCACCTATACCGGCAGCCTTGGCAATCTTTGCCGCTGGCTCGCCGAACAGGCCGAAGCGCTGGGCGTCGAAATCTTCCCCGGCTTCCCCGCCGCGGAAATTCTCTACAATGAGGATGGATCGGTCAAAGGCGTCGCGACCGGCGACATGGGCGTCGCGCGCGACGGCAGCCATAAGGGCGATTACGCCCCCGGCCTCGAGCTCCACGCGAAATACACTTTCTTCGCGGAAGGCGTGCGCGGTCACCTGACCAAGATGATCAAGCCGCAATTCGCGCTCGACGCCAATTGCGAGCCGCAGGTCTATGGCCTTGGCGTCAAGGAATTGTGGGACATCAAGCCCGAGAACCACGCCGAGGGCCGCGTGATCCACACGCAGGGCTGGCCGCTCGACGAAAACGCCAATGGCGGTGGTTTCCTCTATCACCAGGCGAACGGACAGGTCGCACTCGGTTTCGTGACCTGGCTCAACTATCGCAACCCGCACATCTCCCCGTTCCAGGAGATGCAGAAGTGGAAGACGCACCCCGAGATCGCCAAGATCCTGAAGGGCGGCAAGCGCGTCTCCTATGGCGCGCGCGCGATCAGCGACGGCGGGTTGCAGTCGGTGCCGAAGCTCGCTTTCCCGGGCGGCGCGCTGATCGGTGACACAGCCGGTTTCCTGAACGTTCCGCGCATCAAGGGCACGCATACCGCGATGAAATCGGGGATGATGGCGGCCGAAGCAGCGTTCGCGGCGGTGACGGCGGGGCGCAGCAGCGACACGCTCGACGCCTATCAGGCCGCCTTTGACGACAGCTGGGTCAAGAAGGAACTCAGCGTCGTGCGCAACGTGCTGCCGCTCGTCGAAAAATATGGCGATCTGGCGGGAACGCTGCTGTCGGGCATCACGATGTGGCTCGAAACGCTGAAGATCAAAGTGCCCTTCACGATGAAGCATCATCCGGACAATGAGAGCCTGTACCGGGCCGACATCATGCCGAAACCCGATTATCCGAAACCCGACGGCGTGCTGACCTTTGACCGCCTGTCGTCCGTGTTCGTTTCGAACACGAACCATGAGGAGGACCAGCCGGTCCACCTCCAGCTCAAGGATCCGTCGATCCCCGTTGCCTATAACTTGCCGCTCTATGACGAGCCCGCGCAGCGTTATTGCCCGGCGGGGGTTTACGAGATCGTCGGCGAGGCCGAGGGCGATCCCAAGTTCGTGATCAACGCGCAGAATTGCGTCCATTGCAAGACATGCGATATCAAGGACCCGACCCAGAATATCAACTGGGTCAGCCCCGAAGGCGGCGGAGGCCCCAATTACCCGAACATGTAA
- a CDS encoding 4-(cytidine 5'-diphospho)-2-C-methyl-D-erythritol kinase: MTAFRETGWAKINLALHVRGRRADGYHAIETLFAFVGDGDAIAAEFADADALTIDGEFAEGLSAGGDNLVMKVLTLLRERYGAERVPPLAVTLTKKLPVAAGIGGGSADAAAMARLIRTHFLPELGDTALARLVGPLGADIAACVASTTCLGVGVGEELSAVPELRLGGTPVLLVNPRQPVATGPVFAAWDGIDRGPLFTGADLRAGLLGARNDLQRPAIAQCPAIADILLELGGLRPWLARMSGSGATCFALFDAAAARDAAAALLAERHPDWWSMAGTLR, encoded by the coding sequence GTGACCGCGTTTCGCGAGACGGGCTGGGCCAAAATCAACCTCGCGCTTCACGTCCGTGGGCGCCGGGCCGATGGCTACCATGCGATCGAGACCTTGTTCGCCTTTGTGGGCGACGGCGACGCGATCGCCGCCGAGTTCGCCGATGCCGATGCGCTGACGATCGACGGTGAATTCGCCGAGGGGCTGAGCGCGGGCGGCGACAATCTGGTGATGAAGGTGCTGACGCTGCTGCGCGAACGCTATGGTGCGGAGCGGGTGCCGCCGCTTGCGGTGACGTTGACCAAGAAATTGCCGGTTGCGGCGGGGATCGGCGGCGGGTCGGCCGATGCGGCGGCGATGGCGCGGCTGATCCGGACGCATTTCCTGCCCGAGCTGGGCGATACGGCGCTGGCGCGGCTCGTCGGCCCGCTCGGCGCCGACATCGCCGCCTGTGTGGCGAGCACTACCTGTCTGGGTGTCGGTGTCGGCGAAGAACTGAGTGCCGTACCCGAGTTGCGGCTTGGCGGAACGCCGGTGCTGCTCGTCAACCCGCGCCAGCCGGTCGCGACGGGGCCGGTTTTTGCGGCTTGGGACGGGATCGATCGCGGGCCGCTGTTTACCGGCGCCGATCTCCGCGCCGGGTTGCTCGGTGCGCGCAACGATCTGCAGCGTCCGGCGATCGCGCAGTGCCCGGCGATTGCCGACATTTTGCTCGAACTCGGCGGACTGCGCCCCTGGCTCGCGCGCATGTCGGGATCGGGCGCGACTTGCTTCGCACTGTTCGACGCGGCAGCCGCGCGCGATGCCGCGGCGGCGCTGTTGGCAGAACGGCATCCGGACTGGTGGTCCATGGCGGGGACATTGCGATGA
- the moaB gene encoding molybdenum cofactor biosynthesis protein B, with protein MPIDESLTFKPVRIALLTISDSRSAADDRSGDKLEELLTGAGHILAARAIVKDETDLIVSRLHNWIDDPEVDVVITTGGTGLTGRDVTPEALHRLDGKDIPGFGELFRWLSYQTIGTSTIQSRACAVVARGTYIFALPGSTGAVTDAWEGILSTQLDSRHKPCNFVELMPRLTE; from the coding sequence ATGCCGATTGACGAGAGCCTGACCTTCAAACCCGTCCGCATCGCGCTGCTGACGATTTCGGACAGCCGCAGCGCTGCCGATGACCGGTCGGGCGACAAGCTTGAGGAGCTGCTGACCGGCGCGGGCCATATTCTGGCCGCGCGCGCGATCGTCAAGGACGAGACCGACCTGATCGTCTCGCGCCTCCATAACTGGATCGACGATCCCGAGGTCGATGTCGTGATCACCACCGGCGGCACCGGCCTCACGGGACGCGATGTGACGCCCGAGGCGCTGCACCGGCTCGACGGCAAGGACATTCCCGGTTTCGGCGAGCTGTTCCGCTGGCTCAGCTATCAGACGATCGGCACGTCGACGATCCAGTCGCGCGCCTGCGCCGTCGTTGCGCGCGGCACTTATATCTTTGCGCTCCCCGGTTCGACCGGTGCGGTGACCGATGCATGGGAGGGCATATTGTCGACCCAGCTCGACAGCCGCCATAAGCCCTGCAACTTCGTCGAGCTGATGCCGCGACTGACCGAATAG
- a CDS encoding lytic transglycosylase domain-containing protein, which produces MTKTLISCAVLAISLSSAPALAADAGNRDLASAPQTVPEILSSKQKQLYTQVLTAIRGQRWAEAKSLLDGSDNGPLTDFLRAELLTAANSPRAEISDIMPILSRSPYLPQAEQLGRLATRRGATDLPTLPFQARLAWSGSAPRRLGADAVTGDPAAAAIARSIPERIKNDDPAGAEALLNAVGDQLGPEARNEWRQKVAWSYYIENDDANALRLASECSDGQGAWSTQGAWVKGLAAWRTRDYRTALTAFDRVAKEAPDSELRAAAYYWAARAAIAAGEPASVQQRLRAAASNEETFYGLLAAESLGVEAKSQRENVRADRSAWRALEGLPNVRAAMAFAEIGEDRYAGTLLRHQALIGDARQHEQLLAMAGALSLPEVQLYLAHNTPQGRKLAAQTRYPQPKWEPNGGWKVDPALVFAHTLQESRFQRAVVSPAGALGLMQVRPGTARDVARWRGDLGTGDLRSPAVNMDMGQSYLQYLSRDASTGGLLPKVIAAYNAGPAPVARWQSEIRDNGDPLLYMESIPYWETRGYVGIVLRNYWMYEAQQGKPSVSRAALAQGKWPRFPDGKDRTRLTYAGGLANAD; this is translated from the coding sequence ATGACCAAAACCCTGATTTCATGCGCCGTTCTGGCGATCTCCCTGAGCTCCGCACCGGCGCTCGCCGCCGATGCCGGCAACCGCGACCTTGCCTCGGCCCCGCAGACGGTGCCCGAGATTTTGTCGTCGAAGCAGAAACAGCTTTATACGCAGGTGCTCACCGCGATCCGCGGGCAGCGCTGGGCCGAAGCCAAATCCTTGCTCGACGGCTCGGATAACGGCCCGCTTACCGATTTCCTGCGCGCCGAACTTCTCACCGCAGCGAACAGTCCGCGTGCCGAAATTTCCGACATCATGCCGATCCTGTCGCGGTCGCCTTACCTGCCGCAGGCCGAACAGCTTGGCCGGCTGGCGACGCGGCGCGGTGCAACCGACCTTCCGACGCTCCCGTTCCAGGCACGGCTCGCCTGGTCGGGCAGCGCCCCGCGCCGTCTTGGCGCCGACGCCGTCACCGGCGACCCCGCGGCGGCCGCGATCGCCCGCTCGATTCCGGAGCGGATCAAGAATGACGATCCCGCCGGCGCCGAAGCGTTGCTCAACGCCGTCGGCGACCAGCTGGGCCCCGAGGCGCGCAACGAATGGCGGCAGAAGGTCGCCTGGTCCTATTATATCGAGAATGACGACGCCAACGCGCTCCGCCTCGCCAGCGAGTGCAGCGACGGTCAGGGCGCATGGTCGACACAGGGCGCCTGGGTCAAGGGCCTCGCCGCGTGGCGCACCCGCGACTATCGCACCGCGCTCACCGCCTTCGACCGCGTCGCGAAGGAAGCGCCCGACAGCGAACTGCGCGCCGCCGCTTATTATTGGGCTGCGCGCGCCGCGATCGCCGCGGGCGAACCCGCATCGGTGCAACAGCGCCTGCGCGCTGCCGCGTCGAACGAGGAAACTTTCTACGGCCTGCTCGCCGCCGAATCGTTGGGGGTCGAGGCGAAGAGTCAGCGCGAGAATGTCCGTGCCGACCGCAGCGCCTGGCGCGCACTCGAAGGGCTGCCCAACGTCCGCGCCGCGATGGCGTTCGCCGAGATCGGCGAGGATAGATATGCCGGTACGCTGCTCCGCCATCAGGCGCTGATCGGCGACGCACGGCAGCATGAACAATTGCTCGCGATGGCAGGGGCGCTCAGCTTGCCCGAGGTGCAGCTCTATCTCGCGCACAACACGCCGCAGGGCCGCAAGCTCGCGGCGCAGACGCGCTATCCGCAGCCCAAATGGGAGCCCAATGGCGGGTGGAAGGTCGACCCGGCGCTGGTGTTCGCGCACACGCTGCAGGAATCGCGCTTCCAGCGCGCCGTTGTCAGCCCGGCGGGCGCGCTTGGCCTGATGCAGGTGCGCCCCGGCACCGCGCGCGACGTCGCGCGCTGGCGCGGCGATCTCGGGACGGGCGACCTCCGCAGCCCCGCGGTTAACATGGACATGGGGCAAAGCTATCTGCAGTATCTGAGCCGCGACGCCTCCACGGGGGGGCTGCTGCCCAAGGTCATCGCCGCCTATAACGCGGGGCCCGCGCCCGTCGCGCGCTGGCAGTCGGAAATCCGCGATAATGGCGATCCCCTGCTTTACATGGAATCGATCCCCTATTGGGAGACTCGTGGTTATGTCGGCATCGTGCTGCGCAATTACTGGATGTACGAGGCGCAGCAGGGTAAGCCGTCGGTCAGCCGGGCCGCGCTGGCGCAGGGCAAATGGCCGCGCTTCCCCGACGGCAAGGACCGCACCCGCCTGACCTATGCCGGCGGCCTGGCCAATGCCGATTGA
- a CDS encoding uracil-DNA glycosylase family protein: protein MAESYSDWWSLAGVDMLVGEEPAGWLAVPPANDVAAAKPKRVVNAEPELPPLPAALQRQEVPEVAEAKGPVVFPDDWTEFQNWLATSDDVPGSQWDARRVLPAGEAGASLMLLTAWPEIDDQRDGTLFAGPAGKLLDAMLQAIGRARGDCYVASLAVTRPAGGRCDGEETAELDRLLWHHLKLAKPGRLLLIGSDIVRMAAGLPLPDARGKLLNINQDGGKMEAVAVAHPTMLLARPAQKAAAWDSLKLFNRGR, encoded by the coding sequence ATGGCGGAAAGCTATAGCGACTGGTGGTCGCTGGCGGGCGTCGACATGCTTGTCGGTGAGGAACCGGCGGGCTGGCTTGCCGTGCCGCCGGCAAATGACGTTGCGGCGGCCAAGCCGAAACGCGTGGTCAACGCCGAGCCCGAACTGCCTCCGCTTCCCGCTGCGCTCCAGCGGCAGGAGGTGCCCGAGGTGGCCGAAGCCAAGGGTCCGGTCGTGTTTCCGGACGACTGGACCGAATTTCAAAACTGGCTCGCGACAAGCGACGATGTGCCGGGCAGCCAGTGGGACGCGCGTCGCGTGCTTCCTGCCGGTGAAGCGGGCGCGTCGCTGATGCTGCTCACGGCATGGCCCGAAATCGACGACCAGCGCGACGGCACGCTCTTCGCTGGCCCGGCGGGCAAATTGCTCGACGCGATGTTGCAGGCAATAGGCAGGGCGCGTGGTGATTGCTATGTTGCCAGTCTCGCGGTGACGCGTCCCGCCGGCGGACGCTGCGACGGCGAAGAGACGGCCGAACTCGACCGGCTGCTATGGCATCACCTGAAACTGGCGAAACCGGGACGTTTGCTGCTGATCGGCAGCGATATCGTCCGCATGGCCGCTGGTCTGCCGCTGCCCGATGCGCGCGGAAAGTTACTCAATATTAACCAAGATGGCGGCAAGATGGAGGCCGTGGCTGTAGCGCATCCCACGATGTTGCTAGCCAGGCCCGCGCAGAAGGCGGCGGCGTGGGATAGCCTGAAACTGTTCAACCGGGGACGTTGA